The genomic DNA CTGCAACACTTCATTTTCTCTTGCTGTTAGCACATCCACTTGAATAGAAGGTTCTTCTTCCTTTTCTTCCACAGGTAATGTTTGAGAGAGAAGAGCGGTTGCTATATCTGGATGTAATTGAATATTACCTTTATAGGCGCTTCGAATAGCTTCAACAAGTTGGTCTGGTTCTACATCTTTTAAAATATAGCCGCTTGCTCCCGCCCTTAATGCTGGTAAAACATGTGCCTGATCAGAAAAGCTAGTTAATACTATTACTTTCACATCCGGATATTCTTGTTTGATACACGCCGTTGCCTCAACACCATCCATTTCGGGCATATATAAATCCATTAGTACAACATCAGGATCTGTCTCCCCTACTTTCACTAATGCTTCTTTCCCATTATTCGCTTCTCCAACTAACGCTAAATCTTCTTGCGTACTTAAGAAAAATGCTAATCCTTTTAAAACGACTGTATGATCATCAACTAACAATACTTTTATTTTCACAAACTTCCCTCATTTTCACATCATAATGGTACGTTTACTTTTATACTGGTTCTTTTCTTATCACTTACAATTTTAATTGTTCCACCAATTAATTCTACTCTTTCGCGCATCGTAGTCATGCCGAGTGATTTCTTCTCTTTTATATCCTTTTCTACAAAGCCTTTTCCTTGATCGACTATTTCTAATGATACATTCTTCTCCGTCACTTTGAAATAAATCGTTGCTTCTCTGACATTCGCATGTTTACTTACGTTATTTAAAGCTTCTTGACCAATTCTCCATAGCGCTTCCTCTACTACACGCGGCAAATCACGAACACCTGTAACTTGTTCACGAATTTTCAATCCCAAGTTTTCACCGTACTGCTTTAAAGCTGGTAATAAGCCTTTTTCTAAACCTGCCGGACGAAGCTGCCAAATTAATGTTCTCATTTCCTTTAAAGCTCCTTGCGCTAGTTCACGCATCTCATGCAAAGATTGATCAACCTTTTCATTTTGACCTTTTAAAACAGCTTCAGCCCCTTTTGTCATAAAGGTTAATGAAAATAATTTTTGCGAAACAGAATCATGTAAATCCCTCGCTAATCGGTTTCTTTCTTCCATTCGTACGAGTTCACGGCGCTGTTCGTTTAATCTTAAATTCTCTATTATTAATGAAACGTG from Bacillus basilensis includes the following:
- a CDS encoding response regulator transcription factor, with the translated sequence MKIKVLLVDDHTVVLKGLAFFLSTQEDLALVGEANNGKEALVKVGETDPDVVLMDLYMPEMDGVEATACIKQEYPDVKVIVLTSFSDQAHVLPALRAGASGYILKDVEPDQLVEAIRSAYKGNIQLHPDIATALLSQTLPVEEKEEEPSIQVDVLTARENEVLQLLAKGMSNKEIASVLVITEKTVKAHVSSILSKLHLSDRTQAALYAVKNGIV